A single Methanocorpusculum vombati DNA region contains:
- a CDS encoding methylated-DNA--[protein]-cysteine S-methyltransferase codes for MQTGSCKFGLWKVIVSWEGNTVHQVQFVRTAPAGAVPVPFTKFLAGKTDSFSPLVSSAVSGDSAYARIYRAVAEIPYGETRTYREIALAADTHPRVVGNAMAKNPTALIVPCHRVVAADGTLGGFTPDLQIKKDLLKLEAANKREKN; via the coding sequence ATGCAGACCGGATCCTGTAAATTCGGCCTCTGGAAGGTGATCGTCTCCTGGGAGGGAAACACCGTCCATCAGGTACAGTTTGTCCGCACCGCACCGGCAGGTGCGGTGCCGGTACCGTTCACGAAGTTTCTTGCAGGAAAAACCGACTCGTTTTCACCCCTCGTCTCCTCCGCCGTCTCCGGAGACTCCGCCTATGCCCGCATCTACCGGGCGGTTGCGGAGATCCCCTACGGAGAAACACGGACGTACCGGGAAATTGCCCTTGCCGCCGACACGCATCCGCGGGTCGTCGGCAACGCCATGGCAAAGAACCCGACCGCGTTAATCGTTCCCTGTCACCGTGTGGTAGCAGCAGACGGAACACTTGGCGGATTCACGCCTGATCTGCAGATCAAAAAAGATCTGCTCAAACTCGAAGCAGCAAACAAACGTGAGAAAAACTGA
- a CDS encoding winged helix-turn-helix transcriptional regulator codes for MSENTNPAGIRAVLLLGSAVLLLLGIFGGWFFAGMEIAGVHSVGPYHIEPFAEDPHTLESGLGSTTPIIRFAPYATGISSQHTRQSIVLSVFSLVADTALREPVRFCTPILFALLGVILLLRFAPKEKPVSVVPQKILEYVAEHPAASLAEIVKSVGVSRGSVVHHLRKLLREQKVYKSSGSRRARYATKKDVLDSVSIQRERIGRDPTAEKILHYLAEKPGQSRKQIAEDLAISVSVVYWHLVRLEKMHLVLRTKSGRSFTYRLKEKEE; via the coding sequence ATGTCAGAGAATACTAATCCTGCCGGAATCCGCGCCGTACTCCTTCTTGGCAGCGCAGTCCTTCTCCTTCTCGGTATTTTCGGCGGATGGTTCTTTGCGGGCATGGAAATAGCCGGTGTTCATTCTGTCGGACCCTATCACATAGAGCCGTTTGCCGAAGATCCGCACACGCTGGAAAGCGGTCTTGGCAGTACCACGCCAATCATCCGGTTTGCGCCGTACGCAACGGGGATCAGCAGTCAGCATACCCGGCAGAGTATTGTTCTTTCGGTATTTTCGCTGGTTGCAGATACAGCCCTGCGCGAACCGGTCAGGTTCTGTACGCCGATCCTTTTTGCACTTCTCGGGGTCATTCTGCTGCTGCGGTTTGCCCCGAAGGAAAAACCGGTATCGGTGGTGCCGCAAAAAATTCTCGAATATGTAGCAGAGCATCCCGCAGCATCGCTTGCAGAGATTGTGAAGAGTGTCGGCGTATCGCGGGGATCGGTTGTACATCATCTGAGAAAACTCCTGCGGGAACAGAAGGTTTACAAAAGTTCCGGATCCCGCCGTGCCCGTTATGCAACCAAAAAAGATGTACTTGATTCGGTGTCCATCCAGAGGGAACGGATCGGAAGGGACCCGACCGCAGAAAAAATTCTTCACTATCTTGCAGAAAAACCCGGACAGTCCCGAAAACAGATCGCAGAAGATCTGGCCATTTCTGTTTCTGTTGTGTACTGGCATCTCGTTCGTCTGGAAAAAATGCATCTTGTTCTCAGAACAAAATCCGGGCGTTCGTTTACGTACCGGCTCAAAGAAAAAGAGGAGTGA
- a CDS encoding ATP-dependent DNA helicase, with amino-acid sequence MSSIADYFPYQSYRKNQKEMLETVAKTAREGGILMIDAPTGSGKSSVIAPLLAEANGKKIFVAVRTISQLQIFIRELELIRQKKKRDLKFVYLIGKGNMCPLGGYGDVYRRCEGVKAFSTALMQERADRGSMVPAKDKMIQEQIRKQDRDHPMICPYFINSRVFVQGEDGGRRMIPSPEMRTKTERAQKGVVMPADLHEFAGSVCPYDLMLSAARGADVVILNYHHLFNDDIREQLYVTLQCEPSDVMMLLDEAHNLGDVVQSIQSIRLNETDIENASHELASLRGKVRGADAVRHVLPRIAEFMNGLKRSNEIEDWFDPAIFNRLLIKGSLYPKLDDILDDLLAIKETLREASIQKAEYRETAIERLCEFLFRIYRSSSDPAFLTVYVKDGETITLEVRNIDPAGRLQEMVSMHAATVLISGTLAPVDSYRRYYFGEMPVATLSLPNSFPKENRLVLASRDITTAFSRRQNKENTDAIVASILSFAKLPGNVAIYFPSYQLQSQYAKLCDGKIRTKQVFIEPRETEEANAALKEFVTLPARRKSGIMFAVCGGKWSEGLDYRGDQLTAAMVVGLPLAPFTQVRRMVNSYFRRKFGAEGEFIAYTLPAMNKAMQALGRVLRTETDRGVLLLGEERFLDPEIFSGLPPWMRAEVKECDADTLPAILAKWK; translated from the coding sequence ATGTCATCCATCGCCGACTACTTCCCCTACCAGTCCTACCGGAAAAACCAGAAGGAAATGCTGGAAACGGTAGCAAAAACCGCACGGGAAGGCGGCATCCTCATGATCGACGCCCCGACCGGCAGCGGGAAATCCAGCGTCATCGCCCCGCTGCTTGCCGAAGCAAACGGCAAAAAAATCTTCGTCGCCGTCCGCACCATCTCCCAGCTCCAGATCTTCATCCGCGAACTCGAACTCATCCGGCAGAAAAAAAAGCGCGACCTCAAATTCGTCTACCTCATCGGCAAAGGAAACATGTGCCCCTTAGGCGGCTACGGCGACGTCTACCGCAGATGTGAAGGCGTCAAAGCATTCTCCACCGCCCTCATGCAGGAACGGGCCGACCGCGGCTCCATGGTACCCGCAAAAGACAAAATGATTCAGGAACAGATCCGCAAACAGGACCGCGACCACCCGATGATCTGCCCCTACTTCATCAACAGCCGCGTCTTCGTCCAGGGAGAAGACGGCGGACGCCGCATGATTCCCTCTCCGGAAATGCGCACCAAAACCGAACGGGCGCAGAAAGGCGTCGTCATGCCCGCCGACCTCCACGAATTTGCCGGCAGCGTCTGTCCCTACGACCTCATGCTCTCCGCCGCCCGCGGAGCAGACGTCGTCATCCTCAACTATCACCACCTCTTCAACGACGACATCCGCGAACAGCTCTACGTCACCCTCCAGTGCGAACCCTCCGACGTCATGATGCTCCTGGACGAAGCCCACAACCTCGGCGACGTCGTCCAGAGCATTCAGAGCATCCGCCTCAACGAAACCGACATCGAAAACGCCTCCCATGAACTCGCCTCCCTGCGCGGAAAAGTCCGGGGAGCCGACGCCGTCCGGCACGTCCTCCCCCGCATCGCCGAGTTCATGAACGGACTCAAACGCTCAAACGAAATCGAGGACTGGTTTGATCCGGCAATCTTCAACCGTCTTCTGATCAAAGGCTCCCTCTACCCGAAACTCGACGACATCTTAGACGACCTGCTCGCAATCAAAGAAACACTCCGCGAAGCAAGCATCCAGAAAGCCGAATACCGCGAAACCGCAATCGAACGGCTCTGCGAATTCCTGTTCCGGATTTACCGGTCCTCCTCCGACCCGGCATTTCTGACCGTCTATGTCAAAGACGGCGAGACCATAACGCTCGAAGTACGCAACATCGACCCTGCCGGACGGTTACAGGAGATGGTCTCCATGCACGCGGCGACCGTTCTCATCAGCGGAACCCTCGCCCCCGTTGACTCCTACCGCCGCTACTACTTCGGCGAAATGCCGGTCGCAACCCTCTCCCTGCCGAACTCCTTCCCCAAAGAAAACCGGCTGGTGCTCGCAAGCCGCGACATCACCACGGCATTCTCACGGCGGCAGAACAAAGAAAACACCGACGCAATTGTAGCAAGCATCCTCAGCTTCGCAAAACTCCCCGGCAATGTTGCGATCTACTTCCCCTCGTATCAGCTTCAGAGCCAGTACGCAAAACTCTGCGACGGAAAAATCCGCACCAAACAGGTGTTCATCGAACCCCGCGAAACCGAAGAGGCCAACGCCGCACTCAAAGAGTTTGTAACGCTGCCCGCCCGGCGGAAATCCGGGATCATGTTTGCCGTCTGCGGCGGCAAATGGAGCGAGGGCCTCGACTATCGCGGCGATCAGCTGACCGCCGCAATGGTAGTCGGGCTGCCGCTCGCCCCGTTCACGCAGGTGCGGAGAATGGTCAACAGCTACTTCCGCCGCAAGTTCGGTGCCGAAGGAGAGTTCATCGCCTACACCCTTCCGGCGATGAACAAGGCAATGCAGGCATTAGGCCGCGTACTCCGTACCGAAACCGACCGGGGCGTTCTGCTTCTCGGCGAGGAACGGTTCCTGGACCCGGAGATCTTTTCCGGTCTCCCGCCCTGGATGCGTGCGGAAGTAAAAGAGTGCGACGCAGATACCCTGCCGGCAATTCTTGCGAAGTGGAAGTGA